A window of Hordeum vulgare subsp. vulgare chromosome 5H, MorexV3_pseudomolecules_assembly, whole genome shotgun sequence genomic DNA:
tagttttattttataatgtTGCTTGGGGTTGTCCCTTTCCTAATTACCCAAGACAACACATAACACAAAGCATTGATGGATTAATTTGTATACGCCTGACGACCAAAAAAATAAACTATACATATAAACCACGTGTTGGAATTTGGACATGCCTCTACAAATAAAGATGGAAGACACTCACACAAATAATATTTCACCCCCAAAGAGTTCTCCTCCGCCATGGCTCACCCCTCTTAGTATGCCACTCCCCTCTTGAAAACATCACATCCCCCTTCTATCCTGTCAACCATCCTCCGAAGTATTAACCCTCTCCTGTTCACTTGTGAAACACCGTCGACGTCTTCTCTGTCCTCCATGTATCTAGATCTGGTACCGCAAGGAGTCGCTAATGGCTAGATCTAGACTCCATGCCATCCCCACACTCAGATCTGGTCTCATCGGTAACAGAGGATACATTCATACTCTTGAGAGATAGATTTGGTCTTCATGTCATCCCCGCGTTCAGATCTGGTCTCATCAATAACACGGGATGCCTTCATCCTCTCGATGGCTAGATCTAGGTGCTTGCCCTTCTCCCCATCGCCTCTGCGGTCAGGTTCAAGCATCTTTCTACCATTGTTGACATTATCTAATTCAACTCTCATTCTTTCATGGTTCCATGGCCAGATCTGATCTCTCACCATTCCTTCTTCGTTCCATGGACAAGTCCGATCTTCCTTCGTTGTCTTGCTAACAGATGTGGAAACAACACCCGACAATCTATGGTATGTTCATGTATTTATTTTGTTCTTATGATGTAATGTTTGCTTCAAAACTTGGGTCATCCCATTCTTTCTTCTCCATGTGGGAGCCATGACATCTAGATAGCGTGGGCAAATTACAAAGGATCCTAGCGGTAAGAATTTGCTGTGAAAATTGGTCATTACTTTCCTATTTCTTGATATATCTCCATGAGTACCTCGAGGAACAAAGCAACACATGACAACTACCCTCCTTCGCATTATCTTTTTTTTTGCGAGGAACCCTCCTTCACATTATCGGCCTCGTTTATCCTTTATTGACCACAGTCAATGCATAGTTTCAGTGCAAGAGAAAGATTATCGAGGGGATTATGGCTAACAAGCTATCACATCCCCCTTCTATCTCGTCGACCATCCTGTGAAGTACCGACCCGCCCTTGTTGAGTTGGTGAAACATTATCGACGTCTTCCTTGTCCTCCATTATCTAGATTTAGTACCACCAATAGTCATTAATGGTCAGATCCGATCTCCATATCATGCCCATGTTTAGATCTAGTATCGTCAACCACAAAGGATGCACTCATCCTGTGAATGGTTAGATCTAGGCGCCCGCCCTTCTCCCCATCACTTTTATGGTGAGGTTCAAGCATCTTTCTACCATTGTTCATGTTATTTGATTTGGTTTCTCATTCTTCCTCCGGTTCATGGCTAGATCCGATCTCTCATTATCTCTTTCGGCCAATGGTGAGCTCCCATCTTCCATCCTTCCTTCGTTGCCTTGGCCCACAAATGTGGAAATGACACCGATAATCAATGGTATGTTTATAAGTTAACTTTAATCTTATTATGTAATGTTGGCTTGAAAACTTGGGACATCCCCTTTCTTCCTTCTCCATGTGGGAGCCAGGATAGCTAGATAGCTTGGGCAAATTACGAAGGATCCGGGCGGTAAGTACCTCGAGGAACGATGCAACGCATGGCTGGTATCCTCCCTCATATTATCAACCACAATTATCCTTTCTCGAGCACACTCTATGGCAAACAAGCCATGGAAATCCAAAACCAGTGTTAGGAGGAGAGGCCCCACAAAATATATCGAgagaaaattgccaagataagccgtGGGGAACCAGGGGAAAAGCGAAGGAAAGCAATCTCGGCACTTTCCCCCTAAATTACAGCGCTCTTCATCCCACGTCGAAGGATCTCAGACTCAGCAGGTCGTAGCACACATCTCTCTCCCTGCCCCCTGACCCCGATATATTCTCCCCCCAAATCCCTTCCTCCGTCCGCCTTGTCTCGCTCTCTCGTCCCCTGCGTGacgaccccctcccctcccctcccctccccgatATCCATCTTCCTCCCGCACGCAGAATCAGATCAGGGCGAGCGGGGCAGGGAGGATGGAGAACAGCAGCGGCCGGGAGGTGGTTCCGAACGGAGGAGCCGCCGAGGGGATGGGCAACGGCGCGGCGAACGGGAGGGCGGTGCAGGCGCTGCAGCGGAGCTTCGCGGAGGTGCAggtgatcctggagaagaaccgGATTCTGATCCAGGAGATCACCCAGAACCAGGAGTCCCTCGAGGCCGGCGGCCTCAGCCGCAACGTCGCCCTCATCCG
This region includes:
- the LOC123397817 gene encoding protein ELF4-LIKE 4-like yields the protein MENSSGREVVPNGGAAEGMGNGAANGRAVQALQRSFAEVQVILEKNRILIQEITQNQESLEAGGLSRNVALIRELNSNIARVVDLYNALSCSFSSSLTNGSAPAASDAAKGAYKRPRPTQ